The Mycolicibacterium boenickei genome has a segment encoding these proteins:
- a CDS encoding WhiB family transcriptional regulator has protein sequence MPQPQQLPGPNADIWDWQMQGLCRGVDSSMFFHPDGERGRARAQRELRAKEMCRSCPVITQCRSHALAVGEPYGIWGGLSESERELLLKRGIRRSA, from the coding sequence ATGCCGCAACCGCAGCAGCTTCCCGGACCCAATGCGGATATCTGGGATTGGCAAATGCAGGGACTTTGCCGTGGTGTCGATTCGTCGATGTTCTTCCACCCCGATGGTGAGCGCGGACGGGCTCGGGCTCAACGTGAGCTACGCGCCAAGGAGATGTGCCGCAGCTGCCCCGTGATCACCCAGTGCCGTTCCCACGCGCTGGCCGTCGGTGAGCCGTACGGCATCTGGGGCGGCCTGAGCGAGTCCGAGCGCGAGCTGTTGCTCAAGCGAGGCATCCGCCGCAGCGCCTGA
- a CDS encoding NADP-dependent oxidoreductase encodes MTSQPTMRAMVLDEFGGPEVLYPASIDRPSAAPNGVVIHVAYAGVNPADWKNREGWLAQFFEYRFPFVLGFDAAGVITEVGADVTDLTVGDRVLTASNMGRGERGTYAEYVASDRERVVKLPDSISFAEAAAIPTAGCTCWEALFDVGGVTEGSSVLINGGAGGMGSYAIQLAATAGARVAATCGPSNLSYVRDLGADLAIDYRQGGVREQVREWAPEGVDLVVDTVGQGSLTDSIEMVRRGGIVTPIATLIADEPMPDPVRAAELGVSVVPTMSNYANQERQLNALVDALATGRIRAPHIEILQLEEAAEAQRRIAGGHVRGKILLEVNASLMPS; translated from the coding sequence ATGACATCACAGCCGACCATGCGTGCGATGGTGCTGGACGAGTTCGGCGGACCCGAGGTCCTCTACCCGGCGTCGATCGACCGGCCGTCGGCCGCGCCGAACGGCGTGGTGATCCACGTCGCCTACGCCGGGGTGAACCCGGCCGACTGGAAGAACCGCGAAGGGTGGCTGGCCCAGTTCTTCGAATACCGGTTCCCGTTCGTGCTGGGTTTCGACGCGGCCGGCGTCATCACGGAAGTGGGCGCCGACGTCACCGACCTGACGGTCGGCGACCGGGTGCTCACCGCGTCGAACATGGGCCGCGGGGAACGCGGCACCTACGCCGAGTACGTGGCCTCCGACCGGGAACGCGTTGTCAAGCTGCCCGACTCGATCAGCTTCGCCGAGGCGGCCGCGATTCCGACCGCGGGGTGCACCTGTTGGGAGGCGCTGTTCGACGTCGGCGGTGTCACCGAAGGCTCGTCGGTGCTGATCAACGGCGGCGCGGGCGGCATGGGTAGCTACGCGATCCAGCTCGCCGCGACAGCCGGGGCAAGGGTGGCCGCCACATGCGGGCCGTCAAACCTCAGCTATGTCCGCGACCTGGGCGCCGACCTGGCCATCGACTACCGACAGGGAGGGGTCCGAGAGCAGGTGCGCGAGTGGGCACCCGAGGGTGTCGACCTGGTGGTCGACACGGTGGGGCAGGGCTCCCTGACCGACTCGATCGAGATGGTGCGACGTGGTGGCATCGTCACCCCGATCGCGACGCTGATCGCCGACGAGCCGATGCCCGATCCGGTCCGGGCCGCCGAGCTCGGTGTGTCGGTGGTCCCGACCATGTCCAACTACGCCAATCAGGAACGCCAGCTCAACGCACTGGTCGACGCGCTCGCGACCGGCCGCATCCGCGCCCCACACATCGAGATCCTGCAGCTGGAGGAGGCCGCCGAAGCGCAACGCCGTATCGCCGGGGGCCACGTCCGGGGCAAGATCCTCCTCGAGGTCAATGCCAGCCTGATGCCCAGCTGA
- a CDS encoding DoxX family protein has product MTLQLGVIATLIVAITIAANAAMAVGDLVGASFVLANSAEVGVPRSWVPVLGLLKGAAAVGLLVGLFVFPPLGIAAAVGLIAFFIGAVITHIRAQVFYNIAFPAAFLVLAVLSLAAFVAG; this is encoded by the coding sequence ATGACGCTGCAACTCGGCGTGATCGCGACGTTGATCGTCGCGATCACCATCGCGGCCAATGCGGCGATGGCTGTCGGTGACCTGGTCGGGGCCAGTTTCGTGCTGGCCAACTCGGCAGAGGTCGGTGTCCCGCGGTCCTGGGTTCCGGTACTCGGGCTCCTCAAGGGCGCGGCCGCCGTCGGACTGCTCGTGGGCCTGTTCGTGTTCCCACCGCTCGGCATCGCCGCCGCGGTCGGACTGATCGCGTTTTTCATCGGCGCCGTCATCACCCACATTCGCGCGCAGGTCTTCTACAACATCGCCTTTCCTGCGGCGTTTCTCGTGCTCGCGGTGCTGTCGCTGGCCGCCTTCGTCGCAGGATGA
- a CDS encoding enoyl-CoA hydratase, giving the protein MTLLLQDRDDRGVVTLTLNRPQAFNALSEAMLTALGDTMDALSRDDTVRAVVLGASGKAFCAGHDLKEMRAEPSTEYYERLFAQCTAMMLSIQRLPVPVIARVQGIATAAGCQLVAMCDLAVASDDARFAVSGVNVGLFCATPGVALSRNVPRKAAFEMLVTGEFISAEQARVLGLVNRVVPADALDAEVETVVASIVAKPRVAIAMGKALFYRQIDVGIESAYADAGTTMACNMMDPSALEGVQAFIDKRPPSWSGERV; this is encoded by the coding sequence ATGACACTGCTGCTGCAGGATCGCGACGATCGCGGTGTCGTCACGCTGACATTGAACCGGCCCCAGGCCTTCAATGCGTTGTCGGAGGCGATGCTGACCGCGCTCGGCGACACCATGGACGCGCTGTCCCGGGACGACACGGTGCGGGCCGTGGTGCTCGGCGCATCAGGGAAGGCGTTCTGCGCCGGGCATGACCTCAAGGAGATGCGGGCCGAGCCGTCGACGGAGTACTACGAGCGGCTGTTCGCCCAGTGCACCGCGATGATGCTGTCGATTCAACGGCTTCCGGTGCCCGTGATCGCCCGGGTTCAGGGGATCGCGACGGCGGCAGGCTGCCAGCTGGTCGCGATGTGCGATCTCGCGGTGGCAAGTGACGACGCACGGTTCGCCGTCAGCGGCGTCAACGTCGGGTTGTTCTGCGCGACACCGGGAGTGGCTCTCTCGCGCAACGTCCCGCGTAAGGCTGCCTTCGAGATGCTCGTGACCGGTGAATTCATCTCTGCCGAGCAGGCCCGGGTGCTGGGCCTGGTGAACAGGGTGGTGCCGGCCGACGCCCTCGACGCGGAAGTGGAGACGGTGGTCGCCAGCATCGTGGCGAAGCCCCGGGTGGCCATCGCGATGGGAAAGGCGTTGTTCTACCGCCAGATCGACGTCGGCATCGAGTCCGCATACGCCGATGCCGGGACGACGATGGCCTGCAACATGATGGACCCCAGCGCGCTCGAAGGGGTGCAGGCGTTCATCGACAAGCGTCCGCCCAGCTGGTCGGGGGAGCGGGTGTAG
- a CDS encoding OsmC family protein, protein MTSEQAERDGVVTVAETGAGTYTQQVTAGRHQFVADEPLPVGDDAGPNPYDLVLAGLGACTSMTVRMYANRKGWPLEQVRVSLRHSRIHAKDCADCETAKGMIDHIDREIELVGELDDTQRERLMGIAERCPVHQTLTSSVHITTTAIS, encoded by the coding sequence ATGACATCTGAGCAAGCCGAGCGCGACGGCGTGGTGACCGTCGCAGAAACCGGCGCCGGGACCTACACCCAGCAGGTCACCGCCGGACGTCACCAATTCGTCGCCGACGAACCGCTTCCGGTAGGCGACGACGCCGGCCCGAATCCCTACGACCTGGTGTTGGCCGGCCTGGGCGCGTGTACGTCGATGACGGTGCGGATGTATGCCAACCGGAAGGGCTGGCCGCTTGAGCAGGTACGAGTATCGTTGCGGCACTCACGTATTCATGCCAAAGACTGCGCCGACTGCGAGACCGCCAAGGGCATGATCGACCATATCGATCGCGAGATCGAGTTGGTCGGCGAGCTCGATGACACCCAGCGGGAGCGCCTCATGGGCATCGCCGAACGCTGCCCCGTGCATCAGACCCTGACCTCGTCGGTCCACATCACCACGACGGCGATTTCGTGA
- a CDS encoding Ig-like domain-containing protein produces MSASLGIGNAREAVKQVSDSAAESITAAPAKSFDADAVSEAVQTPAATAAVTPVNAVAAVDEVGSGVFGFVNGIVTEILNPFLAPAPDSPEPLTPMAWALLAWVRRNAFNQAPTISDDPTTTVQTGQTVTGNIGAVDAEGDELTYTITKQPEHGTVTIDQETGEYTYTPDDIDYDSIQTDSFTVSVTDGKTNLLSLFRPHSAQSDIAVSVLNPEVERVILEMPDGVKNPVNPRYSEDGQSIYFSGTPTAGGRTEIYQISIDGSHVECVTCGVSTDETGNLAKPVPFTDGSGRVLVLVNVEGEAPRYSVLETGVNGKELVPVTTPDGGGYIIDRQREMRPSPDGTHVLFTRIVVGQNNALQALPVVGTLTRTENGYEVTDARVVYATGEGKQWTPDGKGVIILGGQYDAGNVDDIIVNLETGEVTRLTANPDYDEDTDLSPNQQWIAIGSTRGLDALTPMTRIERQNFLPVYVGAPVYGMYAQPINVSNQEWAVEVGDELEGENGIPLFDTGDGYAARSMPSWNPDGTAVTFWESSVDDPTQSRLVIANLKYTTSVGPVAADRSTPDPDWAPELGSYVANTTPLPAAGTYSGAKGGTAVVTETTDATGHTTRKVVYTDYVNEDGMILNGYESADYAASQNEVHYLADVTVTGTHTGSLKADATMNAFQQSLTGYITSDLDGDVQSLPDPDAAEEAQQNA; encoded by the coding sequence GTGAGCGCCTCGCTCGGAATCGGCAACGCCCGCGAGGCGGTCAAGCAGGTCTCCGACTCCGCAGCCGAGTCGATCACCGCGGCACCCGCGAAGTCGTTCGACGCCGACGCGGTCAGCGAAGCGGTGCAGACTCCGGCGGCAACGGCGGCGGTCACCCCGGTCAACGCCGTTGCCGCGGTCGACGAAGTCGGTTCTGGCGTATTCGGATTCGTGAACGGCATCGTCACCGAGATTCTCAACCCGTTCTTGGCGCCGGCTCCGGATTCACCGGAGCCGCTGACCCCGATGGCGTGGGCGCTGCTGGCCTGGGTGCGGCGCAACGCATTCAACCAAGCACCCACGATTTCCGACGATCCCACCACCACGGTGCAGACCGGACAGACCGTCACGGGCAACATCGGTGCCGTCGATGCCGAGGGCGACGAGCTCACGTACACCATCACCAAGCAACCCGAGCACGGCACGGTGACCATCGATCAGGAGACGGGGGAATACACCTACACCCCGGATGACATCGACTACGACTCGATCCAGACCGACTCGTTCACGGTGTCCGTCACCGACGGAAAGACCAACCTGCTCAGCCTGTTCCGCCCGCACAGCGCTCAATCGGACATCGCCGTGTCGGTACTGAATCCCGAAGTCGAACGGGTGATCCTGGAGATGCCTGACGGCGTCAAGAATCCGGTCAATCCGCGCTACTCCGAAGACGGGCAGTCCATCTACTTCTCGGGCACACCTACCGCCGGCGGCCGGACCGAGATCTACCAGATCAGCATCGACGGTTCGCATGTCGAATGCGTGACGTGCGGCGTGTCCACCGACGAGACCGGCAACCTGGCCAAACCGGTTCCCTTCACGGACGGTTCGGGACGGGTGCTGGTGCTGGTGAACGTCGAGGGGGAGGCGCCCCGCTACTCCGTCCTGGAAACCGGAGTCAACGGCAAGGAACTGGTGCCGGTCACGACGCCGGACGGCGGCGGGTACATCATCGACCGTCAGCGTGAGATGAGACCGTCTCCCGACGGAACGCACGTCCTGTTCACCCGAATTGTGGTGGGCCAGAACAACGCCCTGCAGGCCCTCCCGGTCGTGGGCACCTTGACCCGCACCGAGAACGGGTACGAGGTCACCGATGCGCGGGTGGTCTACGCGACCGGTGAAGGTAAGCAGTGGACCCCGGACGGCAAGGGCGTGATCATCCTCGGCGGCCAATATGACGCGGGCAATGTCGATGACATCATCGTCAATCTGGAGACCGGCGAGGTGACCCGGCTGACGGCCAACCCCGACTACGACGAAGACACCGATCTCTCACCCAACCAGCAGTGGATCGCGATCGGCAGCACGCGCGGCCTCGACGCACTCACACCGATGACGAGGATCGAGCGGCAGAACTTCCTGCCGGTCTACGTCGGCGCGCCGGTCTATGGGATGTACGCGCAACCGATCAACGTCTCGAATCAGGAGTGGGCGGTCGAGGTCGGCGACGAGCTGGAGGGCGAGAACGGAATTCCGTTGTTCGACACCGGCGACGGATACGCGGCTCGAAGCATGCCCAGCTGGAATCCCGATGGCACCGCGGTCACCTTCTGGGAGTCCAGTGTCGACGATCCGACCCAATCTCGACTGGTCATCGCGAACCTGAAGTACACGACCAGCGTCGGTCCGGTCGCAGCCGATCGCTCGACTCCGGACCCGGACTGGGCGCCCGAGCTCGGCAGCTATGTCGCCAACACGACGCCGCTGCCGGCAGCCGGAACGTACTCCGGCGCAAAGGGTGGCACCGCGGTGGTCACCGAGACCACCGACGCGACGGGGCATACCACCCGCAAGGTCGTCTACACCGACTACGTCAACGAGGACGGCATGATCCTCAACGGCTACGAGTCGGCCGACTACGCCGCCAGCCAGAACGAGGTGCACTATCTGGCGGACGTCACCGTCACCGGAACGCACACCGGCTCCCTGAAGGCCGACGCCACCATGAACGCCTTCCAGCAGTCACTGACCGGCTACATCACCTCTGATCTCGACGGCGATGTGCAGAGCCTGCCGGATCCGGATGCCGCGGAGGAGGCTCAGCAGAACGCCTGA
- a CDS encoding nitroreductase family deazaflavin-dependent oxidoreductase: MTDNWNDKIIAEFRANGGKVGGPFEGATLLLLHTTGAKSGKERVNPVMAFDLDGKLAIVGSYAGADVDPAWLHNLRAHPDAHIEIGTDAYDVHAREMPLAERDAAYPRIVEKAPGFGEYQTKTDRVIPVIELQRR; the protein is encoded by the coding sequence ATGACCGACAACTGGAACGACAAGATCATCGCGGAGTTCCGCGCCAACGGCGGCAAGGTCGGCGGGCCGTTCGAGGGTGCGACGCTGCTCCTGCTACACACCACCGGGGCCAAGTCCGGCAAGGAACGCGTCAACCCGGTGATGGCATTCGACCTCGACGGGAAACTCGCCATCGTCGGGTCCTACGCGGGCGCTGACGTCGACCCCGCGTGGTTGCACAATCTGCGTGCGCATCCCGATGCCCACATCGAGATCGGCACCGACGCCTACGACGTGCACGCGCGCGAGATGCCACTGGCCGAGCGCGACGCCGCCTACCCACGCATCGTCGAAAAGGCACCGGGATTCGGGGAATACCAGACCAAGACCGACCGGGTCATCCCGGTCATCGAATTGCAGCGCCGCTGA
- a CDS encoding zinc-dependent alcohol dehydrogenase family protein: MRATVMYGAGDVRVENVPDPIVKEPTDAIVRVTRACICGSDLWPYQSMPHKDGGRRMGHEFIGVVEDVGSDVSGLQRGDVVVAPFVWADNTCDFCREGLQTSCRHGGGWGAPGVDAGQGEAVRVPQAQGTLVKLPVAEDAALMPSLLTLSDVFCTGHHGVVTAGVGPGSSVTVIGDGAVGLCAVLAAKRLGAEQIILNGRHKVRTDLGREFGATDVVAERGDEAVAKIRELTGGDGTHAVIECVGTEPSVATALEAVRAGGRVSRLGVSQYTQVPMGFGTFFRNVTLTGGVAPARAYIEELMPDVLDGTIEPGRVFDRTIGLDETPDGYRAMADREALKVLIEP; encoded by the coding sequence ATGCGAGCAACCGTGATGTATGGGGCCGGCGACGTGCGTGTCGAGAACGTGCCCGACCCCATCGTGAAGGAGCCGACCGACGCCATCGTGCGCGTCACCCGGGCCTGCATCTGTGGCAGTGACCTGTGGCCGTACCAATCCATGCCGCACAAGGACGGTGGTCGCCGGATGGGCCACGAGTTCATCGGCGTCGTCGAGGACGTCGGCTCCGACGTCTCCGGCCTGCAGCGCGGGGACGTGGTGGTCGCGCCGTTCGTCTGGGCGGACAACACGTGCGACTTCTGCCGGGAGGGGCTGCAGACGTCGTGCCGCCATGGCGGCGGGTGGGGTGCGCCCGGAGTCGACGCCGGCCAGGGTGAGGCCGTGCGCGTTCCCCAAGCGCAGGGCACGTTGGTGAAGCTCCCGGTGGCCGAGGATGCGGCGCTGATGCCGTCCCTGCTGACCCTGTCGGACGTGTTCTGCACCGGCCACCACGGAGTGGTGACGGCCGGGGTCGGGCCGGGATCCTCGGTGACGGTCATCGGTGACGGCGCGGTGGGGTTGTGCGCGGTGCTGGCCGCCAAGCGACTGGGCGCCGAGCAGATCATCCTCAACGGACGCCACAAGGTCCGGACCGACCTGGGGCGCGAGTTCGGCGCCACCGACGTCGTCGCCGAACGCGGTGACGAAGCCGTCGCGAAGATCCGCGAACTGACCGGTGGTGACGGCACCCACGCGGTGATCGAGTGCGTCGGTACCGAGCCCTCGGTCGCCACCGCGCTCGAGGCGGTCCGCGCCGGTGGCCGCGTCAGTCGGCTCGGGGTATCTCAATACACCCAGGTGCCAATGGGTTTCGGCACCTTCTTCCGAAATGTCACGCTCACCGGCGGAGTGGCGCCCGCGCGCGCCTACATCGAGGAACTCATGCCCGACGTACTCGACGGCACCATCGAGCCCGGGCGGGTCTTCGACCGCACCATCGGCCTCGACGAAACCCCCGACGGCTACCGGGCGATGGCCGACCGCGAGGCCCTCAAGGTGCTGATCGAGCCATGA